One genomic segment of Mastomys coucha isolate ucsf_1 unplaced genomic scaffold, UCSF_Mcou_1 pScaffold22, whole genome shotgun sequence includes these proteins:
- the Ereg gene encoding proepiregulin produces the protein METLPAAWVLALLCLGSHLLQAVISTTVIPSCIPGESEDNCTALVQMEDDPRVAQVLITKCSSDMDGYCLHGHCIYLVDMSEKFCRCEVGYTGLRCEHFFLTVHQPLSKEYVALTVILIFLCLVITAGSIYYFCRWYKNRKSKKSREEYKRVTSGDPVLPQV, from the exons ATGGAGACTCTCCCTGCCGCTTGGGTCCTGGCGCTGCTCTGTCTAG GTTCCCACCTTCTACAAGCAGTTATCAGCACAACAGTGATTCCATCATGTATCCCAGGGGAATCTGAAGATAATTGCACAGCTTTAG TTCAGATGGAAGATGATCCCCGAGTGGCTCAAGTGTTGATTACAAAGTGTAGCTCTGACATGGATGGCTACTGCTTGCATGGACACTGCATCTACCTGGTGGACATGAGTGAGAAATTCTGCAG ATGTGAAGTGGGTTACACTGGTCTGCGATGTGAACACTTCTTTCTAACTGTTCACCAACCCTTGAGCAAAGAATATGTTGCATTGACAGTGATCCTCATTTTCCTGTGTCTTGTCATAACTGCTGGATCCATATACTACTTCTGCAGATG GTACAAAAATCGAAAAAGTAAAAAATCAAGGGAAGAATACAAGAGAGTGACCTCAGGGGACCCAGTGCTGCCACAAGTCTGA